In Zingiber officinale cultivar Zhangliang chromosome 1A, Zo_v1.1, whole genome shotgun sequence, the DNA window AAAAAGGTCAAAAATGGAGGTAGGTAGCAGTATAATTCTCGTCATAGCATGCAAGTCCATTTCTGTGAGGGGTGGCGTAGTTGTGCGCATAACAAAAATCCACCAGAAAGTGTGCGAGGTAAAAGAGCTAATCTAACAAGCAAAGTTTCAGGatcaaacaatttttaaatagCAGCTTCTAGTTCTTTGATAGTTCTTACTGATACTCCTCACACTAGCCAATATCTCAGTTTAGTCACTTTTTGTCATCAAACTTTGATTTAGCTAAGTTAAACGCCTTTTCCAATCTTCTTGAATCACTCAGAGTATGGCATCCAAGTTGTCCCCCAGGCGCCTTCGGTTCGAACCCCAACTACGgcgtatttgcaggaattttttcttcaaatggggggcgtaatcaaaggatgctgagCTTCTGGGTTGGCAGCTAGATTTATCCTGGTgaccggtggaaaacttccgtgggaccgGACCAGTCACCCAGAAATAGTCAATAAggttaactgggattatcattttttttttttttttgaatcacTCAGAGTATTCAACTTGTTCAGGTTCTCAAACAAGACACAAACCTGAGGTTGTTAGCCTGTAAAAAAGAATCAGAATTGAAGAGTCTTTTCAGAAAGACAGAGACAGAGACGCACTCGGATTAATCAAACAAAAGCTGGCAACAGTGAACTTAAATAGAGATACTGTTATCATTAGAGATCTCATCCATTTTACCATGTTGAATATCAGAATCAATTAATCTCGAGTACCATAATCATAATATCAACTTCCCGATTATATACAGATAAAGTGACTTCTCAAAATTTAGAAAAGGCCGAAGATTTAGAAACTTGTTCAGGTAGCACCATCTTCTCTTACGATTACTTTATAAGGTGAATAGGAAAATGACGATTATGATATTTTATAAGCATAAAGGAGAGAACTTCCCTGTCTGCAAAAACTACTACAGACGACATTGACGTGCCCATTGGCATCGTCTAGATGAGCAACCGTAGACAATGGACTGATAATCCATCTAATAACAGTCAGAGGACCCGAGCCTTATGCATACGGTCACATCAAAAGTTAACCCTAGACTACGGAGAGAATGGGAGCCATACTCCTACTTCCCCGCAGCAAGCTAGATTCGATACTTGTCGAATACGAGACAGATTGGCCACGAAATTGAACACCAAACCCATCCACAGATACCGCCAATGGACTCGTGCATCTTGTAACATTGTAAATGCCAGGAACAACCTTTCTATGCCCATTAACATGTAAAGAACCCATCTTGGACGAGAATTTCttcaaaaatgaatgcaacaTCAGAGAACGCGAAGTACATATCCGAAAAGACAAAAATTAGCGGAATTGACCAGGAAGTCGAAACAGATGAAGCAAGGTATACGGGACCTGGATCATGGGCTTGCCAAGGATTTGAGCAAGGGGTTTTCCCTGGAATCGGGAGGAGTCGAATCGTGCAGGGATGATTCCGATCACCCGGCTCCGGAACATGCTGGACCGGCGGCGGAGATAGAAGTGGGCACCAACTACCGCTGCGATCGCTGCCCCGAGAACCGCCGCATGGGCAACCCACGCCCTGGATCCCGACGACGACTGCGAGGAGCTAGCGCAGATCGACATGGAAGAGCTCAGATGGAAAGATCGGAAGTGTCTACGGGGTCAGTCGACGGGATCTCTTACGCTCCATAAACAATAAATTCCCTATTTTATATGGGCCTTGTTCGGTTCGCGCTTCGTAGATTTACACGGCCTTTTAGAATCGGATCCGATCCGAATTCGATTGCCAGACCTCCGCTTCATACGGGCCGGGCCCATGGTTTGCAGGGCCCGTATCAAGGTTTGAAGCACAGTTATAATTATCATGTTCGAGACGGTATTTGGTTGTAGTCTAGGGTTAGGATTTTGGTGGCCATGGCGACGCAGCAGCAAGGGGGAGCGGTAGGCGCGAAGAGGAAGCCAGTGTTCACGAAGGTGGATCAGCTGAAGCCTGGGACGACCGGGCACACCCTCACGGCCAAGGTTCTGAAATCTGATACCGTGGTCAATAAGGGCCACGCCGCCACACCAGTTCGCGTCCGCTCTACAAGGATAGCCGAGTGCCTCATCGGCGACGAGACGGGTTCCATCATTTTCACCGCTCGAAACGATCAGGGTTCGCTTTCTTCCTTCTCCCTGATTCGATACGTTTGTCGTCGTCCCTATTGTTTTCTTCTGTTTTCATTGGAGACGTTGCTGTCGGTGTTATTTCTTATGCATGCTTGGATTTCTCTTTCGCCCATTCGCATAATCTTTGTTCATAGGTGTCCAAGCAATATCTGTCAATTTTGGGGGAAATTAAACGCGATTCTCTTAGAATCTTTTTCGTTTTTCTTGGTGAATTAAACCTTACTAAGATACAAAAGCGGACCAACATTGACGGGAATGCGGCTTGATTGGAAGTATGTTCACTATGGCCATGCTAAGGCCTGTGCCTGTTTACCCAGCTGCTGTGAGGGGATAGGAGAGGAGAACACGAGGGTTGAGGAGAAGAGCCGGGaggaaagaaggaagagagtagcGGGTGTAGAATGACCAGCTTACCTAATACTCCACTATCATCTTTGTTGCCACTCTGCCCGGTTGATTGTGCTGGTGAACCTGGCGTCACTATGCATCTGTACTTGTAGGATCAAGCTTTGTTCAACATCCCCTGCGATCGCTCACGGTGCAGATCTTTGGAATGGTGCTTTTCTATATAAGTTCCCAGATGATCACATCCTTGGCAGCACATAAGTTATAACATatgcaatttaaaaaaaatcatatttgattcTGTTGAACCTGGTAAGAACAACCAACTGATTTAGAACTCTGCACTCTTGCAATGTGTTATGTgcgcatatatatataatatcttgGAGAAAGAAAGTGCTAGTTCTCTTGCAGAGAGTTCAGGAGTTTTGAGTCTCGAGACAAGTGCACCATCCTTTCAAGGGATAGCAATTCTATTATCTTGTCCAACTAAAGGGAACAGGGTTGAGCAATcagtcttatatatatatatatatatatatatatatatatatatatatatatatatatatatgttattgaTTAATATTGTTTGATATATTTGATGTACTTTGTAACATATGATTGACATATTTTTTCTATGTGAAAGTGTGAAGTGGGTGTGTTATTAGTTAGTTGATTAATAGTGTTTCATATATTTCAGGTGCTTTGTATCATACGATTGACATTTTTTCTACGTGAAACTGATGCATCAATTAGTAAATCATAGCATGTATGTTGctctttttaaatatttttaatataatcttAAACGCCCACAACATGCAACGTATGGACCAATCACATACCACCTATATATGCTTTTAGAAACCTTGGAAATGTACTTTGTTGTGATGGGCTCTATGTTTGGAAGATATGTCTGCTGCGCTAGGGCAAAATGCCCCCTGTGATTTACTTACTACGGACCGCTTGGAGTGAGCAATATCACCTTTTGCGCGTGTAGAAACCTTAGAAATGATTGAATAGAACTCCAAACACATATATCTCTCTATTAACTTCATAGATTGATATTTCAATTTCTCTTAGTAACTTTAATTGCTGTAAACTCTCTCAATATACCTTGTCTACCAAACTGTTTTGTCATATTAACAGTTTGCATATGACCTTAAAATACAGTCAAGGGTTTGTTAGTTCTGCTTCTGCCCTCAATCATAGAGGGCATCTTTGCAGCACTTGCCTCTATGTCCCAGCATTTCTCTTAATTAAAGGGCCTTTTAAAGTCCTTTTTGTTCTGTCTGCTTGACTAGACTATTTCAAGATGTTACTTGTTTTGTCTAAATTGTTGGATAAGAAAAGTGTAGTGGAGCATCCGATTGTCCATCTTAGTGCCTTTTTGTAGTTTTGTGGTTCTCTtcattttcctttttgacattatattt includes these proteins:
- the LOC122016749 gene encoding uncharacterized protein At4g28440-like: MATQQQGGAVGAKRKPVFTKVDQLKPGTTGHTLTAKVLKSDTVVNKGHAATPVRVRSTRIAECLIGDETGSIIFTARNDQVDLMKPGNTIILRNARIDMFKGSMRLAVDKWGRIEVTEPADFTVKEDNNLSLVEYELVNVAEE